Proteins found in one Mesorhizobium sp. CAU 1732 genomic segment:
- the mgtE gene encoding magnesium transporter: MPPRDDAREIEPDIYDEDGIVRSSFLAHIGAAIADRDTLTLKDEVGKLHQSEVGDLLEALMPEQRRSLVELMGSAFDFTALTEVDDAIRMDIVDSIPNEQIAQAVQELDSDDAVYILEDLDEADQEEILAQLPFTERIRLRRSLDYPEESAGRRMQTEFVAVPPFWTVGQTIDYMREDQNLPESFSQVFVIDPTFRLLGAVDLDRILRTQRTVKIEDVMHETRHAIPATMDQEEAAQVFEQYDLLSAAVVDENERLVGVLTIDDVVDVIQEEAEEDLMRLGGVGDEELSDSVLAASRSRVPWLLVNLVMAFLAASVISLFDATIQEIVALAILMPIVAGMGGNAGSQTMTVTVRALATKDIDIYNAGRIIRREIGVGVLNGIIFASLIGLVAGFWFGTDIGGIIAVAMVVNMFTAALAGILIPLLLDRFGADPAVASAVFVTTITDVVGFFAFLGLATWWFGLF; encoded by the coding sequence ATGCCCCCGCGCGACGACGCTCGAGAAATCGAGCCCGACATCTATGATGAGGATGGCATCGTCCGTTCGTCTTTCCTGGCGCATATCGGCGCCGCGATCGCGGATCGCGATACGCTCACGCTGAAGGACGAAGTCGGTAAACTCCACCAGTCCGAGGTCGGGGACCTGCTCGAGGCGCTGATGCCGGAGCAGCGGCGTTCGCTCGTCGAGTTGATGGGATCGGCCTTCGACTTCACGGCGTTGACCGAAGTCGACGATGCGATCCGTATGGATATCGTCGACAGCATTCCGAACGAGCAGATCGCGCAGGCCGTCCAGGAACTCGATTCGGATGACGCCGTCTACATTCTGGAAGATCTGGACGAGGCGGATCAGGAAGAAATCCTCGCGCAACTGCCGTTCACCGAACGGATCAGGCTGCGGCGCTCGCTCGACTATCCGGAAGAGAGCGCCGGCCGTCGCATGCAGACGGAGTTCGTCGCCGTTCCGCCCTTCTGGACGGTGGGCCAGACGATCGACTACATGCGCGAAGACCAGAACCTGCCGGAATCGTTCAGCCAGGTCTTCGTCATCGATCCCACCTTCAGGCTGCTCGGCGCAGTCGATCTCGACCGCATCCTGCGCACACAGCGCACGGTGAAGATCGAGGACGTCATGCATGAGACGCGTCACGCCATCCCGGCCACGATGGACCAGGAAGAGGCGGCGCAGGTCTTCGAGCAGTACGATCTTCTCTCGGCCGCCGTGGTGGACGAAAACGAACGCCTCGTCGGCGTGCTGACCATCGACGACGTGGTCGACGTTATCCAGGAAGAGGCCGAAGAGGATCTGATGCGCCTCGGCGGCGTCGGCGATGAAGAACTGTCGGATTCCGTGCTGGCCGCATCGCGCTCGCGCGTTCCCTGGCTGCTGGTCAACCTCGTGATGGCTTTTCTGGCAGCGTCCGTCATCAGCCTGTTCGATGCGACGATCCAGGAGATCGTCGCGCTGGCAATTCTGATGCCCATCGTCGCCGGCATGGGCGGCAATGCCGGCTCGCAGACCATGACTGTCACCGTGCGCGCGCTCGCGACGAAAGACATCGACATCTACAATGCCGGCCGCATCATCCGGCGCGAAATCGGTGTCGGCGTTCTCAACGGCATCATCTTCGCGTCGCTGATCGGCCTCGTTGCGGGGTTCTGGTTCGGTACCGACATCGGCGGCATCATCGCAGTCGCCATGGTCGTCAACATGTTCACCGCCGCTCTGGCGGGCATATTGATACCGCTTCTGCTCGACCGGTTCGGCGCGGACCCGGCCGTGGCCTCGGCAGTCTTCGTCACCACCATCACGGATGTGGTTGGCTTCTTCGCGTTTCTCGGCCTCGCGACCTGGTGGTTCGGCCTCTTCTGA
- a CDS encoding MerR family DNA-binding transcriptional regulator, with translation MREYYSITELTREFDISTRTLRFYEDEGLVAPVRRGRTRLFRPSDRQLIRQIMRGKRLGFSINEIREIIQMYKTPPGEVGQLKLMIKRIEEKREDLRQKRRDLEETLAELDQAEESCVERLVELGVNT, from the coding sequence ATGCGGGAATATTACTCCATCACCGAGCTGACCCGCGAGTTCGACATCTCGACGCGCACGCTGCGCTTTTACGAGGATGAGGGCCTTGTCGCGCCGGTGCGCCGTGGCCGTACGCGGCTCTTCCGCCCGTCCGACCGGCAGTTGATCCGGCAGATCATGCGCGGCAAGCGCCTCGGCTTCTCGATCAACGAGATCCGCGAAATCATCCAGATGTACAAGACGCCGCCCGGAGAGGTCGGGCAGCTCAAACTGATGATCAAGCGCATCGAGGAAAAGCGCGAGGATTTGCGCCAGAAGCGCCGCGATCTGGAAGAGACCCTGGCGGAACTCGATCAGGCGGAAGAATCATGCGTCGAGCGGCTGGTAGAGCTCGGCGTCAACACCTGA